One Thermococcus sp. EP1 DNA window includes the following coding sequences:
- a CDS encoding DUF1102 domain-containing protein — MKKILGIFMLIAGIVIAVTASSATFAYFEADREVHIEMVPDDDELIDLVPLQPYAYINANGMLVIDLSMQNANYWELFLQNLTIGKGVSPDSIYVFEHVFGVSNHLWENVTICMHIEYSGSGAISFFEGEYTNETVGVDELEVTILPGETVEIGMIIDSEGLDDGDALSGTLSFDAVLGECEEE; from the coding sequence ATGAAGAAGATACTAGGAATTTTCATGTTGATTGCAGGAATTGTCATTGCAGTAACAGCAAGCAGTGCCACTTTTGCATACTTTGAAGCAGATAGAGAAGTTCACATAGAAATGGTTCCAGATGATGATGAACTTATTGACTTAGTACCCCTTCAGCCTTATGCATACATAAATGCTAATGGAATGCTTGTAATAGACTTGAGTATGCAGAATGCGAACTATTGGGAGCTGTTCTTACAAAACTTGACAATAGGTAAAGGTGTTAGCCCAGACTCAATTTACGTGTTTGAGCATGTTTTTGGCGTGAGCAACCACCTTTGGGAAAACGTCACTATTTGTATGCATATTGAGTACAGTGGAAGTGGAGCAATTAGCTTCTTTGAAGGAGAATACACAAACGAGACTGTTGGTGTAGATGAGCTTGAAGTTACTATTCTTCCAGGAGAAACTGTGGAGATCGGAATGATCATCGACAGCGAAGGCTTGGACGATGGCGATGCATTAAGCGGGACTTTAAGCTTTGATGCAGTACTCGGTGAATGTGAAGAGGAGTGA
- a CDS encoding DUF1102 domain-containing protein: protein MRKIVKFAVLPIILIIMFFAWGVFVVKPIPVVLAVDNNGSPSIETPLPPYAYLSEGYLKIDISNQSPLYPGFGEGLSLNSIYVFDSVFEIYNNESETGFSEICITINSPTLTIGLFVTPYNNTWSQSIEFTVLANQTVQVGMRFNTIGLSLGNYDQNITIQAFGGPCE, encoded by the coding sequence GTGAGAAAGATAGTCAAGTTTGCTGTTCTACCAATTATATTAATCATAATGTTTTTTGCTTGGGGGGTTTTTGTGGTGAAGCCAATTCCTGTTGTTCTTGCTGTTGATAACAATGGTTCACCTTCAATCGAGACTCCCCTCCCACCATATGCTTATCTAAGTGAAGGATATTTAAAAATAGATATCAGCAATCAGAGTCCTCTTTATCCTGGTTTTGGAGAAGGTCTCTCGCTGAATTCAATTTACGTCTTCGATAGTGTTTTTGAGATATACAACAATGAAAGTGAGACAGGGTTTAGTGAAATATGTATTACTATAAACTCACCAACTTTAACAATTGGGCTCTTTGTAACTCCTTACAATAATACTTGGAGTCAAAGCATAGAATTTACTGTTTTGGCAAATCAAACTGTGCAGGTAGGAATGCGCTTTAATACCATAGGTCTATCCTTAGGGAATTACGACCAGAACATTACAATACAGGCTTTTGGAGGTCCTTGTGAATGA
- a CDS encoding DUF63 family protein: MESVERFIWEYFVRPMYTREGYNPYNTLVYALVLGFAIIYTYKWIIRPLRIRVDEKLFYAVTPMVIFGSTVRALVDGGILKPHPLILTPGIFFTAFILIVPAIFADSKLKTYPKITIGWGSLLALYVNYLLIINAKSWRPYELTVFYTIVFLLPILGYYRFKPFEKIYLFPVFAHIFDIGSTIVAIHYYGYREVHWLENILVQKFGAFVYYPWIVFILVVVYYGLRYLVPDEEERKFWYLAVYVLGLGPAIRDPAQMILQIVS, translated from the coding sequence ATGGAATCAGTTGAAAGGTTTATATGGGAATATTTTGTAAGACCAATGTATACAAGAGAAGGCTACAATCCATATAACACTCTTGTTTATGCCCTTGTTTTAGGATTTGCAATTATCTATACTTACAAATGGATAATAAGACCACTAAGGATAAGAGTGGATGAAAAACTCTTCTATGCTGTTACCCCGATGGTGATATTTGGTTCTACTGTTAGGGCCCTTGTAGATGGGGGAATTCTAAAACCACATCCTCTTATTTTGACTCCCGGAATATTTTTCACAGCATTTATTTTAATTGTGCCTGCGATTTTTGCTGATTCGAAACTAAAGACATATCCGAAAATAACAATAGGATGGGGTTCTTTGCTGGCCCTTTATGTTAACTATCTTCTTATAATCAATGCTAAAAGTTGGAGGCCGTATGAGCTAACGGTATTCTATACAATAGTGTTTTTACTGCCAATTTTGGGGTATTACAGATTCAAACCCTTTGAAAAGATATATCTTTTCCCAGTGTTTGCCCACATCTTTGATATAGGCTCTACAATTGTTGCAATCCACTATTATGGTTATAGAGAAGTACACTGGCTGGAGAATATCTTGGTTCAAAAGTTTGGGGCTTTTGTCTATTATCCGTGGATAGTGTTCATTCTTGTAGTGGTTTATTATGGTCTGAGATATCTTGTCCCAGATGAAGAGGAGAGGAAGTTCTGGTATCTGGCTGTTTATGTCCTAGGACTTGGGCCAGCAATTAGAGATCCGGCCCAAATGATCCTTCAGATCGTGAGTTAA
- a CDS encoding cupin domain-containing protein, translating to MFVSHYRDVEEKDVTIEGVKNTTIRWLVSPKIGAKNFAMRYFVIKKGGKIPIHQHDWEHEIFIVKGEGYITNGRKTIKAIPGSFLYVPPNEPHGYENPDSETFEFLCIIPVKEESIPPEEKG from the coding sequence ATGTTTGTTAGCCACTATAGAGACGTTGAGGAAAAAGATGTCACAATTGAAGGCGTTAAGAATACAACAATCAGATGGCTTGTTTCTCCAAAAATTGGTGCAAAAAATTTTGCAATGAGATATTTTGTTATTAAGAAAGGTGGGAAAATCCCCATTCACCAACACGACTGGGAGCATGAAATATTCATTGTAAAAGGGGAGGGATACATAACAAATGGTAGGAAAACCATAAAAGCAATTCCAGGAAGCTTCCTTTACGTACCACCTAATGAACCTCATGGCTACGAGAACCCTGACTCAGAAACATTCGAATTTTTATGCATTATCCCTGTAAAAGAGGAGAGCATACCACCCGAAGAGAAAGGCTAG
- a CDS encoding SagB/ThcOx family dehydrogenase gives MVYREVSLLIVVLVFTSSVLLFLKPRLQEEGGEVVYSGEKIILPQPQLEGKMSLEEAIAKRMSIRTYKNEPLTLEELSQLLWAAQGITHDNKRAAPSAGATYPFEVFVVIGNVKGLTPGIYHYNPFEHSMTLTKEGDFRKELQKAALNQKWVGDAAIDIVLVAFYERTTSYYGERGRMYVHMEAGHIGQNIYLQATALSLGTVAIGAFYENEVAKIIGTNGVPLYIFPVGRI, from the coding sequence ATGGTATATCGAGAAGTCTCGCTCCTTATAGTGGTTCTTGTATTCACGTCATCAGTTCTACTATTCTTAAAGCCCCGTCTTCAAGAAGAAGGGGGTGAAGTCGTGTATTCAGGAGAGAAGATAATATTACCACAGCCACAGCTGGAAGGCAAGATGAGTCTTGAGGAAGCAATAGCAAAGAGAATGAGCATCAGAACTTATAAAAATGAACCCCTAACACTAGAAGAACTTTCCCAACTTTTATGGGCAGCTCAGGGGATAACCCACGACAACAAAAGAGCTGCTCCCAGTGCTGGAGCTACTTATCCATTTGAGGTATTCGTAGTTATTGGAAATGTCAAAGGCCTTACCCCAGGCATATATCACTACAATCCCTTTGAACATAGCATGACCCTAACAAAAGAAGGGGATTTCAGAAAAGAGCTTCAAAAAGCAGCCCTTAATCAAAAATGGGTAGGAGATGCAGCAATAGATATAGTTCTTGTAGCATTTTATGAGAGGACAACTTCCTACTATGGTGAACGAGGACGAATGTACGTGCATATGGAAGCTGGACATATAGGTCAAAACATTTATCTCCAAGCAACTGCCCTAAGTCTTGGAACCGTTGCCATAGGAGCATTTTATGAAAATGAAGTGGCAAAGATCATTGGTACTAATGGAGTTCCACTCTATATTTTCCCAGTGGGGAGGATTTGA
- the upp gene encoding uracil phosphoribosyltransferase, translating to MIKDERWEKVYSFDDSPYLMEILTELRNKETDSIAFRKGLVKLGRFMGYEIIKTMDIEKIKIETPLEETEGIIVRDRRNVVIVTVLRAAVPLMEGLVKVFEHARIGIVSASRGKAPKFEIEMNYIKIPQITPEDTVIIADPMIATGSTLVKVIEEVKKYGTPKRLIVLGVLAAPEGIKRIKEEFPEAEIFVTKIDRELNSKGYILPGLGDAGDRAFGAPIKISTLPQVHTIE from the coding sequence ATGATAAAGGATGAAAGATGGGAAAAAGTTTACTCATTTGACGACTCTCCATATTTGATGGAGATTTTAACAGAGCTAAGGAATAAAGAAACTGATTCAATAGCCTTTAGAAAAGGCCTTGTAAAACTTGGAAGATTTATGGGATACGAGATAATAAAAACAATGGACATCGAGAAAATAAAAATAGAAACTCCTTTAGAGGAGACTGAAGGGATAATCGTTAGAGATAGAAGGAATGTTGTGATCGTCACTGTGTTAAGGGCCGCAGTTCCTCTTATGGAAGGACTTGTAAAGGTATTTGAGCATGCCCGTATTGGAATTGTTTCGGCCTCAAGAGGAAAAGCCCCTAAGTTCGAGATAGAAATGAATTACATTAAGATACCCCAGATAACCCCGGAAGATACTGTAATAATAGCCGATCCCATGATAGCTACTGGTTCAACGCTGGTAAAAGTTATTGAAGAAGTCAAAAAGTATGGCACTCCAAAACGCCTCATAGTCCTCGGTGTTCTTGCTGCACCTGAAGGAATAAAGAGAATAAAAGAAGAATTTCCAGAGGCCGAAATATTTGTAACAAAAATAGACAGGGAACTTAACAGTAAGGGCTATATCCTCCCCGGTCTTGGAGATGCAGGTGACAGAGCATTTGGTGCCCCAATTAAAATCTCAACACTGCCCCAAGTTCACACAATAGAATAG
- a CDS encoding DUF1102 domain-containing protein has product MKKVLALGMLGLLVAFAMALGTTATFRDYRAQRSVHVSVVADDVELIDLHPGQPYAYINDRGKLVIDFSVDNPNWPGYIDSPYYIPNWTGGLGISPQSRYNFDHVFYVSNHLWEQMPIVVQVISSDPGTFSFYDPTYNMWITNSFGQPYNSDTAAGDVCFILFPGEELGIGMEIAGGQLGDFYGNITIKAWPLGEEPIQCGVIL; this is encoded by the coding sequence TTGAAAAAAGTTTTAGCACTTGGAATGTTGGGCCTTTTAGTGGCCTTTGCAATGGCCCTTGGCACTACTGCAACCTTCAGAGATTACAGAGCTCAAAGAAGTGTCCACGTTAGTGTAGTTGCAGATGACGTTGAGCTTATTGATCTGCATCCGGGCCAACCATACGCTTACATAAATGACAGAGGAAAGCTCGTTATAGACTTCTCTGTCGACAATCCAAACTGGCCGGGGTATATAGACTCACCATACTACATCCCCAACTGGACAGGAGGTCTTGGGATAAGTCCGCAATCAAGGTACAACTTTGATCACGTGTTCTATGTAAGCAACCACCTTTGGGAACAAATGCCTATAGTGGTCCAGGTTATTTCATCTGACCCAGGTACATTCTCATTCTACGACCCCACATACAATATGTGGATAACCAATAGTTTCGGACAGCCTTACAACTCAGATACCGCAGCTGGAGACGTATGTTTCATTCTGTTCCCTGGAGAAGAACTCGGTATTGGAATGGAAATAGCAGGCGGACAACTCGGTGACTTCTATGGAAACATAACAATTAAGGCATGGCCATTAGGAGAAGAGCCAATTCAGTGTGGGGTGATACTATGA
- a CDS encoding DUF5814 domain-containing protein produces the protein MLFVVKKGRKESELEAYYIENEPEKLSKIQNLKAERIFRLIMRDRRLFKVLEGSKYQNPKEIEKMLKSARIVLTSEAWDKWNEYFKVRLQNKRVEKADLCRLCLLNGKITTLTEGNRVKYHKEYICQQCAEEELKNELRYRFRSIGMFDQAKKLLERFKDLDKVLVVFDPRFDPTKNPEVTKWDELKPKRIKVREVSIDELPIPAEFKQILKKEGVYQLLPVQALALQHGLLDGESLLVVSATASGKTLIGELAGVPKAMTGKKLLFLVPLVALANQKYEDFKRRYSKLGLKVAIRVGMSRIKTKDELVVVDTGIDADIIVGTYEGVDYLLRAGRKIGNVGTIVIDEIHMLDDEERGVRLDGLVARLRKLYPNAQFIGLSATVGNANELANELGLKLVLYDARPVALERHVIITRNESEKWRYVAQLCKAESMRKSPQGFKGQSIVFTYSRKRCHELAAFLTSKGLKAKPYHSGLPYHQRKLTEMEFQGQMLDVVVTTAALGAGVDFPASQVIFESLAMGNKWLSVREFHQMLGRAGRPLYHEKGKVYLIVEPGRKYSAQMESSEDEVAFKLLTAPIEPVYVEWSDELEQDQVLAHSCVFSYLDDIEKVQTLCLGANQNAEKVLEKLEEFEFVRLKGKLVQVTPYGRAVSMSFLLPKEAQFIRKNLFKKPPKEIAVKLLPFENVYLSGSFQRELESAVRGRLSSNIFSPSFASILEELEKVLPEVSPNVQDKLFLIYQDFFMCEAEECTEYAMERFSSLVIELRRQGMHPTQIAEYFRKQYSLILYPGDVFTWLDGIIRKLEAIERIAKVFRAKKAEFEATLLRRELEEGRKLRKD, from the coding sequence ATGCTTTTCGTGGTCAAGAAAGGTAGAAAAGAGAGCGAGCTTGAAGCCTACTATATAGAAAATGAACCTGAAAAACTTTCCAAAATCCAAAATCTGAAGGCAGAACGTATTTTTAGACTTATAATGAGAGATAGACGACTTTTTAAGGTTCTAGAAGGAAGTAAGTATCAGAACCCCAAAGAAATTGAAAAAATGCTAAAAAGTGCGAGAATAGTCCTCACTTCAGAGGCCTGGGACAAATGGAACGAATATTTCAAAGTAAGACTTCAGAATAAGAGAGTAGAAAAAGCCGACCTTTGTAGACTCTGTCTTTTGAACGGGAAAATTACTACACTCACGGAGGGAAACAGAGTAAAATACCACAAGGAATATATTTGTCAACAGTGTGCTGAAGAAGAATTAAAAAACGAGCTTAGATATAGATTTAGAAGCATTGGGATGTTTGACCAAGCTAAGAAACTTCTTGAAAGATTTAAAGACCTTGATAAGGTACTCGTTGTTTTTGACCCTCGGTTTGATCCAACAAAAAACCCAGAAGTTACAAAGTGGGATGAATTAAAACCAAAAAGGATTAAAGTGCGAGAAGTCTCTATAGATGAACTCCCAATTCCAGCCGAATTTAAACAAATATTAAAGAAAGAAGGGGTTTATCAACTCCTTCCAGTCCAAGCACTAGCTTTGCAACATGGTCTTCTTGATGGTGAAAGTTTATTAGTGGTCTCCGCAACTGCAAGTGGAAAAACTCTAATAGGAGAACTCGCTGGTGTTCCAAAGGCAATGACCGGGAAAAAGCTTCTTTTTCTTGTTCCACTTGTAGCCCTAGCCAACCAGAAATATGAAGATTTTAAAAGAAGATATTCTAAACTCGGGCTCAAAGTAGCCATAAGGGTTGGAATGAGCAGAATAAAAACAAAGGATGAACTTGTAGTGGTAGACACAGGCATAGATGCAGACATAATTGTTGGAACTTATGAAGGAGTTGATTACCTTCTTAGGGCAGGAAGGAAAATTGGAAATGTTGGAACGATTGTAATAGATGAAATCCACATGCTTGATGATGAAGAACGAGGAGTAAGGCTTGACGGTCTTGTTGCAAGGCTTAGGAAACTATATCCAAATGCCCAATTTATCGGCCTTAGTGCTACTGTTGGAAATGCAAATGAGCTCGCAAATGAACTAGGGCTGAAATTAGTGCTTTATGATGCAAGACCTGTGGCATTAGAGAGACACGTCATCATAACAAGAAACGAGAGCGAAAAATGGAGATACGTAGCCCAGTTATGCAAGGCAGAAAGTATGAGAAAATCCCCTCAGGGATTTAAAGGACAGAGCATAGTTTTTACTTATTCAAGAAAAAGATGCCACGAGCTAGCGGCATTCTTAACTAGTAAAGGACTTAAGGCCAAACCCTACCACAGTGGTTTGCCATATCACCAAAGAAAACTAACTGAAATGGAGTTCCAAGGACAAATGCTTGATGTTGTAGTAACTACAGCAGCATTAGGGGCAGGAGTTGACTTTCCAGCATCACAGGTTATCTTTGAAAGTCTCGCAATGGGCAACAAATGGCTTTCTGTTAGAGAATTCCACCAGATGCTCGGAAGGGCAGGAAGACCTTTGTACCATGAAAAAGGCAAGGTTTACCTTATAGTCGAACCTGGAAGGAAGTACTCCGCTCAAATGGAGAGTAGTGAAGATGAGGTAGCTTTTAAACTTTTAACGGCTCCAATTGAGCCTGTCTATGTTGAATGGAGTGACGAACTTGAACAAGATCAGGTTTTAGCCCATTCATGCGTATTCTCCTATTTAGATGACATAGAAAAAGTGCAAACTCTTTGCTTGGGAGCAAACCAAAATGCTGAAAAAGTCTTAGAGAAACTTGAGGAGTTTGAATTTGTTAGATTGAAAGGTAAGCTTGTTCAGGTAACTCCTTATGGAAGAGCCGTTAGCATGAGCTTCCTCCTTCCAAAAGAAGCCCAGTTTATCAGAAAAAATCTCTTTAAAAAGCCTCCGAAAGAAATTGCAGTCAAACTCTTGCCTTTTGAAAACGTCTATTTAAGCGGAAGCTTCCAAAGAGAACTCGAAAGTGCTGTAAGAGGAAGACTGAGTAGCAACATCTTTTCACCCAGTTTTGCTTCCATACTGGAAGAACTTGAAAAAGTTTTACCAGAGGTTAGTCCCAACGTTCAGGATAAATTATTCCTAATATATCAAGACTTCTTCATGTGTGAAGCAGAGGAGTGTACAGAGTATGCCATGGAAAGATTTTCTTCCCTTGTGATAGAACTCCGCCGACAGGGGATGCATCCCACTCAAATAGCAGAATACTTCAGAAAGCAATATTCTCTGATACTCTACCCTGGAGATGTCTTTACCTGGCTCGACGGCATAATAAGGAAGCTCGAAGCCATTGAGAGAATAGCAAAGGTATTCAGGGCAAAGAAGGCAGAATTTGAGGCAACTCTCTTGAGAAGAGAGCTTGAAGAAGGAAGAAAACTAAGAAAAGATTAA
- a CDS encoding DUF5305 family protein has translation MDIKSMINVENLKKLVTRREVLAVSLVLFLFFAFYSVKLLGVSSTVTTQSVLGKYTQEGELIHVAILKNNTLYGESLRRAEYPIPLVERFVLTYSYRFTPMTEIKGTYRTWGIVKYSVKRGSEEIVLWEDTLFEDSGELEDGKFIVEYNLNLTKLDRRTAEIMDQLGLKRLNRKIVFTTSVHVEGKAFGKEINENFEHISTLVKDTGIGLYYFTNEKESVQKSIIERQTQRTRISKYGVTMYADTAKKVMPLLALLFLTPLIGGVYTIKSQRPKNEFKDLAPYITEGAPVEVEKRVILATKDDLKKTFDLLDKPILHYTEGGEDIYVIIDGGIAYEYRHKKSN, from the coding sequence ATGGATATTAAAAGTATGATTAATGTAGAAAACTTAAAAAAATTGGTAACTAGGAGAGAGGTTCTAGCCGTATCACTAGTGCTCTTCTTATTTTTTGCATTTTACTCAGTGAAACTTTTGGGGGTTAGTTCAACAGTAACTACCCAGAGTGTGCTTGGAAAATACACTCAGGAGGGCGAGTTGATTCATGTGGCTATTTTGAAAAATAACACCTTGTATGGAGAAAGCCTCAGAAGAGCGGAATATCCAATTCCGCTGGTTGAAAGATTTGTTTTAACTTACAGCTATCGATTTACTCCCATGACGGAAATAAAGGGCACATATCGGACTTGGGGAATAGTGAAATACAGTGTGAAGAGAGGTAGTGAAGAAATAGTTCTTTGGGAGGACACACTGTTTGAAGACTCCGGAGAACTAGAAGATGGTAAATTCATTGTCGAATACAATTTGAACTTAACTAAACTTGATAGGAGAACGGCCGAAATAATGGATCAGCTTGGGTTAAAAAGATTGAATAGGAAAATAGTATTCACAACAAGTGTTCATGTTGAAGGTAAAGCCTTTGGAAAGGAGATAAATGAAAACTTTGAACATATATCTACGTTAGTTAAAGATACTGGGATTGGTTTGTACTATTTCACAAATGAAAAAGAAAGTGTTCAAAAATCAATAATAGAGAGACAGACCCAAAGAACAAGAATTAGTAAATATGGCGTAACTATGTATGCTGATACTGCGAAGAAGGTCATGCCATTGTTGGCTCTTTTGTTCTTGACTCCATTGATAGGAGGCGTTTATACTATTAAAAGCCAAAGACCAAAGAATGAATTTAAGGATCTAGCTCCCTACATTACAGAAGGGGCCCCTGTTGAAGTAGAGAAGAGAGTTATCTTAGCTACAAAAGATGATCTGAAGAAGACTTTCGATCTTTTAGACAAACCAATTCTCCATTACACAGAAGGTGGAGAGGACATTTATGTCATAATCGACGGTGGCATAGCATACGAATACAGACATAAGAAGAGCAACTGA
- a CDS encoding Lrp/AsnC family transcriptional regulator: protein MAGIDEIDKKILIELRKNGRATLTELSKKLGLSVASVKNRVSKLERLGAIKGYSTLVEPTFLDEYLQALIELELLVEDPRTDLVLHEIGKLDNVLGIYKKTGEFQILIRANFKNMDELKEFLNLLSRRYLRKNLRRWRVTIVLEVLKDGGISLSKENQRKNNR, encoded by the coding sequence ATGGCAGGTATTGATGAGATAGACAAAAAGATTCTGATAGAACTTAGAAAGAATGGCAGAGCCACGCTTACCGAGTTAAGCAAAAAGCTAGGGCTATCTGTAGCTAGTGTAAAGAATAGAGTAAGTAAGCTTGAAAGACTTGGAGCTATAAAGGGATATTCCACTCTTGTTGAACCTACGTTTCTTGATGAATACCTGCAGGCTCTAATAGAACTGGAGCTTTTAGTGGAAGACCCTAGAACAGACTTAGTTCTTCATGAAATTGGAAAGTTAGATAATGTTTTAGGAATTTACAAAAAAACTGGAGAGTTTCAAATCCTAATACGAGCCAATTTTAAGAATATGGACGAGCTAAAAGAATTTTTGAACCTCCTTTCTAGAAGATACCTACGCAAAAATCTACGCCGTTGGCGAGTCACAATTGTACTAGAAGTCCTCAAGGATGGAGGCATATCCCTCTCCAAGGAGAATCAGAGAAAAAACAACCGGTGA
- a CDS encoding uracil-xanthine permease family protein, with protein MANGIKIGIEEKVESKKAVLLGFQHVLAMFGATVTVPLVVGTAIGLNGRDIALLIQVVLLAMGIATLLQTTIGSRYPIVQGSSFAFIPGLISIGNNLGLPAVEGALIIGGLMEAAIGAFGIIGKLKKLFSPVVTGVTIMLIGFSLAHVAVKYTFNFFADPNGTSIPKAFFIALITFATTMHIALKGKGSLRAMPVIAGAFVGYTASIILGMTDFTLVRELPLINIPKPLPWGTPVFNATAIITLLFAFMVSIIESVGDYHAISAIAEAPITNKNINRGIMSEGLACSIAGILGACGTTSYSENIGLVALTKIASRQVVQVGGVVLILLAMIPKFSGILASMPHPVLGGLTIALYGMISVTGLRLIKDKVELNDRNMLIIASALIVGLGAPQLPPEFLEHFPQIVSSILESGMAIGALTAILLDQILR; from the coding sequence ATGGCAAATGGAATTAAAATCGGAATCGAAGAAAAAGTGGAATCGAAGAAAGCTGTTCTTTTAGGATTTCAACATGTTCTTGCGATGTTTGGAGCAACTGTTACAGTGCCTCTTGTTGTTGGAACAGCAATCGGACTTAATGGAAGAGACATTGCCCTCTTAATTCAAGTAGTCCTACTAGCCATGGGAATAGCAACTCTTTTACAGACAACTATAGGATCCAGATATCCAATAGTTCAAGGATCCAGTTTTGCCTTCATACCAGGACTCATAAGTATAGGAAATAACTTAGGATTACCTGCCGTAGAAGGAGCTTTGATAATTGGTGGATTAATGGAAGCTGCAATAGGTGCCTTTGGGATCATTGGAAAACTCAAAAAGCTCTTTTCCCCTGTTGTCACTGGGGTCACAATAATGCTGATAGGATTTTCGCTTGCTCATGTAGCCGTAAAGTACACATTTAACTTCTTTGCTGATCCAAATGGAACAAGCATTCCAAAAGCATTCTTTATAGCACTAATAACCTTTGCAACCACTATGCATATAGCACTTAAAGGAAAAGGGTCATTGAGAGCAATGCCTGTAATCGCAGGGGCATTTGTGGGTTATACAGCGAGTATAATTTTGGGAATGACTGATTTCACACTTGTAAGGGAACTCCCACTTATAAATATTCCAAAACCTCTTCCCTGGGGAACTCCGGTATTTAATGCAACTGCAATAATAACCCTTCTCTTTGCTTTCATGGTGAGCATCATAGAAAGTGTAGGAGATTATCATGCAATTTCAGCAATAGCAGAAGCCCCAATAACAAACAAAAACATTAACAGAGGAATCATGAGTGAAGGATTGGCATGTTCAATAGCTGGAATTCTTGGAGCCTGTGGGACTACAAGTTATTCCGAAAATATTGGACTCGTAGCTCTAACAAAAATTGCAAGCAGACAAGTGGTCCAAGTAGGTGGGGTAGTACTAATACTCCTAGCTATGATTCCCAAATTCTCTGGAATTTTGGCTTCAATGCCTCATCCTGTACTTGGAGGTCTTACAATAGCACTTTACGGTATGATAAGCGTCACAGGGCTTAGATTAATAAAGGATAAAGTTGAGTTAAATGATAGAAACATGCTCATAATTGCAAGTGCCCTAATAGTCGGGTTGGGGGCTCCTCAACTACCTCCTGAGTTCCTTGAACATTTCCCTCAAATTGTTAGTAGTATTTTAGAATCGGGAATGGCTATTGGAGCTCTAACTGCCATACTACTTGATCAGATATTGAGGTGA
- a CDS encoding signal peptidase I, whose protein sequence is MKKLIEYLLILTISVIVLGSILGAFLDRPVFISYVYSDSMTPTLNRGDLFFINPLSRSADIGDIIIFNLRGSWTVHRVVGIVEGGYITKGDNNVATDQQGKKTNPISPKEIAGKVIMIGGSPLKLPQVGTYLQRGVSGRTKIILAALLVIVGALAFTGESTKHRKKRAKFIKIKFKTLYILASVLLLVMLSISMFVSWQVLPIEYAVTSAGGQREGWYLPGSTFEEEITIKNGNFYSMVYYLEPESPRIVEISETHFELNPQEEKTIKVLINTPQETSLFVDKIKVNAYMPVLPRSVIDWLYGIRPFAPLFAILAETTIFLGLLYAISGIGNEDILKIRNRRSGLLRQIKMEVFGK, encoded by the coding sequence ATGAAGAAACTCATTGAGTATCTTCTAATTCTCACGATTTCCGTGATTGTCTTGGGGTCTATTTTGGGAGCTTTTCTGGATAGGCCCGTTTTTATTTCTTATGTTTATTCAGATAGCATGACTCCTACTTTGAATAGGGGGGATTTGTTTTTCATAAATCCTCTTTCAAGGAGTGCAGATATTGGTGATATAATAATCTTCAATCTAAGAGGTAGTTGGACTGTCCATAGAGTTGTAGGAATCGTTGAAGGTGGGTATATAACAAAAGGCGACAATAACGTTGCCACGGACCAACAAGGAAAGAAAACAAATCCAATTTCACCTAAAGAAATTGCTGGGAAGGTTATTATGATTGGAGGTTCTCCTCTTAAGCTTCCTCAAGTAGGCACTTATCTTCAACGTGGAGTTTCAGGAAGGACCAAAATTATACTTGCTGCATTGCTGGTAATTGTAGGGGCTCTTGCATTTACGGGTGAGAGCACGAAACACAGAAAAAAGAGGGCTAAGTTTATTAAAATTAAATTCAAGACACTATACATCCTTGCTTCGGTTTTACTACTTGTCATGCTCTCAATTTCAATGTTTGTTTCTTGGCAAGTTCTTCCAATAGAGTATGCAGTAACTTCTGCTGGTGGACAGAGAGAAGGGTGGTACTTACCAGGATCCACATTTGAGGAGGAAATCACGATTAAAAATGGGAACTTTTATTCCATGGTCTATTATCTTGAACCAGAAAGCCCAAGGATAGTGGAAATATCAGAAACTCACTTTGAATTAAACCCTCAAGAGGAGAAGACAATCAAAGTTTTAATAAACACTCCGCAAGAAACATCGTTATTTGTGGATAAGATCAAGGTTAATGCTTATATGCCAGTGTTGCCTCGATCTGTAATTGACTGGCTTTATGGCATAAGGCCTTTTGCCCCGCTTTTTGCAATTCTTGCAGAGACGACAATCTTCTTGGGGTTGCTTTATGCTATCTCAGGAATTGGAAATGAGGACATTCTCAAAATCAGAAATAGGAGATCGGGCTTATTAAGGCAAATCAAAATGGAGGTGTTTGGAAAATGA